One window from the genome of Pararhizobium gei encodes:
- a CDS encoding zinc-dependent alcohol dehydrogenase encodes MKAARLYAAGDIRVEDIGVPAPPSPGCVRIAVTAAGICGSDLHNFRTGQWITRSPSVAGHEFAGVVIETGKDVHDLAVGDPVVADSRFWCGECPACKSGRRNICDHLGFVGEICDGGFAEQAALPARLLVRHDPALDPAIAAMAEPLAVALHAIRRQAVPAGEPVLVIGCGPIGGLAALLLSRLHDGPILVCDRNLERAGLVARVTGAVKVALDAEAIREALSGRPLRYALDATGHIDVLRRAIALVDGGGSLTLVGITHGRIDLDPNIFVEREIALIGCHAFAGELPEAVALLPGLADALAALIDREIAIDAVPEAYERLLAGEVAGLKTIIRFAPNGYRS; translated from the coding sequence ATGAAAGCGGCGAGACTCTATGCTGCAGGCGATATTCGGGTGGAGGACATCGGCGTCCCTGCTCCGCCATCCCCCGGTTGTGTCCGTATCGCCGTGACCGCCGCTGGAATCTGCGGCTCCGATCTTCATAATTTCCGCACCGGACAATGGATCACGCGATCGCCCTCCGTGGCCGGACACGAGTTCGCCGGCGTGGTTATCGAAACGGGCAAAGACGTCCACGACCTTGCGGTCGGCGATCCTGTCGTTGCCGATTCCCGATTCTGGTGTGGCGAATGCCCCGCCTGCAAAAGCGGCCGGCGCAATATCTGCGATCACCTCGGCTTCGTCGGGGAAATCTGCGACGGTGGCTTTGCGGAGCAGGCGGCATTGCCGGCGCGACTGCTGGTCAGGCACGATCCGGCGCTCGACCCCGCCATCGCGGCCATGGCCGAGCCGCTGGCTGTCGCCTTGCATGCGATTCGCCGTCAGGCGGTTCCCGCCGGTGAACCCGTTCTCGTCATCGGGTGCGGGCCGATCGGGGGGCTCGCGGCTCTTCTTCTCTCGCGCCTGCATGACGGCCCGATCCTGGTCTGTGATCGCAACCTGGAACGCGCCGGGCTGGTTGCCCGGGTGACGGGTGCCGTCAAGGTTGCGCTCGATGCAGAAGCCATTCGGGAGGCGCTTTCCGGCCGCCCACTGCGCTATGCGCTTGACGCAACGGGCCATATCGATGTCCTGAGACGAGCCATCGCACTTGTCGACGGTGGCGGTTCCCTGACGCTGGTCGGCATCACCCATGGCCGCATCGATCTCGATCCGAATATCTTCGTTGAACGCGAAATCGCATTGATCGGCTGCCATGCCTTTGCCGGCGAATTGCCGGAAGCGGTCGCCCTGCTGCCCGGACTGGCCGATGCTCTTGCCGCGCTAATCGACCGCGAAATTGCCATCGATGCGGTGCCGGAGGCCTATGAACGGCTTCTCGCCGGCGAGGTGGCCGGCCTTAAAACCATCATTCGATTTGCTCCGAACGGATACCGCTCGTGA
- the hisD gene encoding histidinol dehydrogenase: MSDVSFHDLSTLDAQGRAALLRRSETDLSGFIETVKPIIEAVRVEGDAALVRYARELDKADLDESRLKATEAEFDAAFGLVEDEVIEAIRFGIDNIRRFHEVQKPEPMWLKEMRPGAYAGDRFTPIRSVALYVPRGKGAFPSVTMMTAVPAVVAGVPEIAIVTPPAPDGSVDAATLVAARLAGVSNVYKVGGAQAVAAVAYGTQTIKPALKIVGPGSPFVVAAKRLLSGVIDPGLPAGPSEAIIFADDTVKGGLAALDLLVEAEHGPDSSAYLVTHSRRVAEEALAALPDHWARMTEQRVAFSKAVLTGRCGGIVLTSSLEESYRFINDYAPEHLEILSTDPFAHLGHITEAAEILMGPHTPVSIGNFGLGPNAVLPTSRWARTYGPLSVADFVKRSSIGYVTASAYPEFAKHARTLARYEGFSSHEHAVSDVRKDYL, translated from the coding sequence ATGTCAGACGTCTCCTTCCACGATCTTTCCACACTGGACGCCCAAGGCCGCGCAGCCCTTCTGCGCCGGTCGGAAACCGATCTCTCCGGCTTCATCGAAACCGTGAAGCCGATCATCGAGGCGGTTCGCGTCGAGGGTGATGCGGCGCTGGTGCGCTATGCGCGCGAACTGGACAAGGCAGATCTGGACGAGAGCCGGCTGAAGGCGACGGAAGCCGAGTTTGACGCAGCCTTCGGTCTGGTGGAGGACGAGGTCATCGAGGCCATCCGCTTCGGCATCGACAACATCCGCCGCTTCCACGAAGTGCAGAAGCCGGAACCGATGTGGCTGAAGGAAATGCGCCCCGGCGCCTATGCCGGCGACCGTTTCACCCCGATCCGGTCCGTTGCGCTCTACGTTCCCCGTGGCAAGGGTGCATTCCCCTCGGTGACGATGATGACGGCCGTGCCCGCCGTCGTCGCAGGTGTGCCGGAGATCGCCATCGTCACACCACCGGCGCCGGATGGATCCGTGGATGCAGCGACGCTGGTCGCCGCCCGTCTCGCCGGTGTCTCGAATGTCTACAAGGTCGGCGGTGCCCAGGCCGTTGCTGCCGTCGCCTATGGCACGCAAACGATCAAGCCGGCGCTGAAGATCGTTGGTCCGGGAAGCCCCTTCGTCGTGGCGGCCAAGCGGCTGTTGTCCGGCGTCATCGATCCCGGCCTGCCCGCCGGCCCCTCCGAGGCGATTATCTTTGCCGATGATACGGTGAAAGGCGGCCTTGCGGCCCTCGATCTCCTGGTCGAAGCCGAGCATGGTCCGGATTCATCCGCTTATCTCGTGACTCACAGTCGCCGTGTGGCCGAAGAGGCTCTCGCCGCCCTGCCCGATCACTGGGCGCGCATGACAGAACAACGCGTCGCCTTCTCGAAGGCGGTGCTGACCGGCCGCTGTGGCGGCATCGTGCTGACCTCGTCGCTCGAGGAAAGCTATCGCTTCATCAACGACTATGCGCCGGAACATCTGGAAATCCTGTCGACCGATCCCTTTGCCCATCTCGGCCATATCACCGAAGCCGCGGAAATCCTGATGGGGCCGCATACGCCTGTTTCGATCGGCAATTTCGGTCTTGGCCCCAACGCCGTGCTGCCGACAAGCCGTTGGGCGCGCACCTACGGGCCGCTGTCGGTGGCCGACTTCGTCAAACGGTCTTCGATCGGCTATGTCACAGCATCAGCTTATCCGGAGTTCGCCAAACACGCCCGCACGCTTGCCCGCTACGAGGGTTTTTCCTCGCATGAGCATGCGGTTTCCGATGTTCGCAAGGACTATCTATGA